The following are encoded together in the Phragmites australis chromosome 19, lpPhrAust1.1, whole genome shotgun sequence genome:
- the LOC133900486 gene encoding laccase-19-like, with amino-acid sequence MGKLSMAAASILCMALAALAAVGEAAVVEHTFVVHEMNETHLCNTTKIYVVNGQFPGPQIDVTEGDTVVVRLVNRLPHGLTIHWHGVRQIRSCWADGAGFVTECPLPPGGEHTYRFNVTGQVGTLWWHAHVTCLRATINGAIVIRPRDGKYPFPTPAKDVPIIIGEWWQLDLVELDRRMVDGNFDDNPLSATINGKLGDLSNCSGVPEESFVFDVEPGQSYLLRIINTALFSEYYFKVAGHTFTVVGADGNYLTPFETDMVTVAPGEAIDVLMAADAPPGHYHMIALANQPPLPDLQIPVFMSCGLIRYAGVPNDNNGIPVPVPIMPNQHNTMPSFYFHNNLTGLAYPERHRVPMHVDERFFITLGLASICRDPTKKVCKRRRSNETIVVATMNNVSFHPPTTTSLLERYYDGTGKGVYTEDFPEHPPRPYNYTDKAMIPPGPLEEVLEPTFKATKLRRFKYNTSVEIVFQSTALLQSDSNPMHLHGYDFFVLAQGLGNFNPKRDVYKFNYHNPQVRNTVQVPRTGWAAIRFVTDNPGMWYLHCHFEFHIVMGMATAFIVENGPTPETSLPPPPPEYKRCGANGLSQP; translated from the exons ATGGGGAAGCTCTCCATGGCTGCTGCTTCCATCCTCTGCATGGCCCTTGCCGCCCTGGCTGCCGTCGGCGAGGCGGCGGTCGTCGAGCACACCTTCGTT GTCCATGAGATGAACGAGACACACCTGTGCAACACGACCAAGATCTACGTGGTGAACGGTCAGTTCCCCGGCCCGCAGATCGACGTCACCGAGGGCGACACGGTGGTGGTGCGCCTCGTGAaccggctgccgcacgggctgACGATCCACTGGCACGGCGTGCGGCAGATCCGGAGCTGCTGGGCCGACGGCGCAGGCTTCGTCACGGagtgccccctccctcccggTGGCGAACACACCTACCGCTTCAACGTCACAGGCCAGGTCGGTACTCTGTGGTGGCACGCGCACGTCACCTGCCTCCGCGCCACCATCAACGGCGCCATCGTCATCCGCCCCAGGGACGGCAAGTATCCGTTCCCTACCCCGGCCAAGGACGTGCCCATCATCATCGGCGAGTGGTGGCAGCTCGACCTCGTCGAGCTCGACCGGAGGATGGTTGACGGCAACTTCGACGACAACCCGCTGTCGGCCACCATAAACGGCAAGCTCGGGGACCTTAGCAACTGCTCAGGCGTTCCGGAGGAGAGCTTCGTGTTCGACGTGGAGCCCGGGCAGAGCTACCTGCTCCGGATCATCAACACGGCGCTATTCTCGGAGTACTACTTCAAGGTTGCCGGACACACGTTCACAGTGGTCGGCGCTGACGGCAACTACCTGACGCCGTTCGAGACGGACATGGTCACCGTCGCGCCGGGCGAGGCCATCGACGTGCTCATGGCCGCCGATGCTCCACCGGGGCACTACCACATGATCGCACTCGCCAACCAGCCTCCGTTGCCCGACCTGCAGATCCCGGTGTTCATGTCCTGCGGCCTCATCCGCTACGCCGGCGTGCCCAACGACAACAATGGCATCCCCGTGCCGGTGCCCATCATGCCCAACCAGCACAACACCATGCCGTCCTTCTACTTCCACAACAACCTCACCGGGCTCGCGTACCCGGAGCGCCACCGCGTGCCGATGCACGTCGACGAGCGCTTCTTCATCACGCTCGGGCTCGCCTCCATCTGCCGCGACCCAACCAAGAAGGTGTGCAAGCGGAGGCGCAGCAACGAGACCATTGTGGTGGCCACCATGAACAATGTCTCCTTCCACCCGCCCACCACGACGTCGCTGCTGGAGCGGTACTACGACGGCACCGGCAAGGGCGTATACACGGAGGACTTCCCGGAGCATCCGCCGCGGCCGTACAACTACACGGACAAGGCCATGATCCCGCCGGGGCCGCTCGAGGAGGTGCTGGAGCCGACGTTCAAGGCGACCAAGCTCCGGCGCTTCAAGTACAACACGTCGGTGGAGATCGTGTTCCAGAGCACGGCACTGCTGCAGAGCGACTCCAACCCGATGCATCTCCATGGATACGACTTCTTCGTGCTCGCGCAGGGTCTCGGCAACTTCAACCCCAAGAGGGACGTCTACAAGTTCAACTACCACAACCCGCAGGTCAGGAACACCGTGCAGGTGCCCCGAACCGGCTGGGCCGCAATCCGTTTCGTCACAGACAATCCAG GGATGTGGTACCTGCACTGCCACTTTGAGTTTCACATCGTGATGGGCATGGCGACGGCGTTCATCGTGGAGAACGGGCCGACACCTGAGACCAGCctacctccgccgccgccggaatACAAGAGATGCGGCGCCAATGGTCTCAGCCAGCCCTAG
- the LOC133899980 gene encoding laccase-19-like, producing MGKLSMAAASILCMALAALAAVGEAAVVEHTFVVHEMNETHLCNTTKIYVVNGQFPGPQIDVTEGDTVVVRLVNRLPHGLTIHWHGVRQIRSCWADGAGFVTECPLPPGGDHTYRFNVTGQVGTLWWHAHVTCLRATINGAIVIRPRDGKYPFPTPAKDVPIIIGEWWQLDLVELDRRMADGNFDDNPLSATINGKLGDLSNCSGVPEESFVFDVEPGQSYLLRIINTALFSEYYFKVAGHTFTVVGADGNYLTPFETDMVTVAPGEAIDVLMAADAPPGHYHMIALANQPPLPDPQIPVFISRGLIRYAGVPNDNNGLPVPVPIMPNQHNTMPSFYFHNKLTGLAYPERHRVPMHVDERFFITLGLGSICRDPTKKVCKRRRSNETIVVATMNNVSFHPPTTTSLLERYYDGTGKGVYTEDFPEHPPRPYNYTDRAMIPPGPLEEVLEPTFKATKLRRFKYNTSVEIVFQSTALLQSDSNPMHLHGYDFFVLAQGLGNFNPKRDVYKFNYHNPQVRNTVQVPRTGWAAIRFVTDNPGMWYLHCHFEFHIVMGMATAFIVENGPTPETSLPPPPPEYKRCGANGLSQP from the exons ATGGGGAAGCTCTCCATGGCTGCTGCTTCCATCCTCTGCATGGCCCTTGCCGCCCTGGCTGCCGTCGGCGAGGCGGCGGTCGTCGAGCACACCTTCGTT GTCCATGAGATGAACGAGACACACCTGTGCAACACGACCAAGATCTACGTGGTGAACGGTCAGTTCCCCGGCCCGCAGATCGACGTCACCGAGGGTGACACGGTGGTGGTGCGCCTCGTGAaccggctgccgcacgggctgACGATCCACTGGCACGGCGTGCGGCAGATCCGGAGCTGCTGGGCCGACGGCGCAGGCTTCGTCACGGagtgccccctccctcccggCGGCGACCACACCTACCGCTTCAACGTcacgggccaggtcggcactCTGTGGTGGCACGCGCACGTCACCTGCCTCCGCGCCACCATCAACGGCGCCATCGTCATCCGCCCCAGGGACGGCAAGTATCCGTTCCCTACCCCGGCCAAGGACGTGCCCATCATCATCGGCGAGTGGTGGCAGCTCGACCTCGTCGAGCTCGACCGGAGGATGGCCGACGGCAACTTCGACGACAACCCGCTGTCGGCCACCATAAACGGCAAGCTCGGGGACCTTAGCAACTGCTCAGGCGTTCCGGAGGAGAGCTTCGTGTTCGACGTGGAGCCCGGGCAGAGCTACCTACTCCGGATCATCAACACGGCGCTATTCTCGGAGTACTACTTCAAGGTTGCCGGACACACGTTCACGGTGGTCGGCGCTGACGGCAACTACCTGACGCCGTTCGAGACGGACATGGTCACCGTCGCGCCGGGCGAGGCCATCGACGTGCTCATGGCCGCCGATGCTCCGCCGGGGCACTACCACATGATCGCGCTCGCCAACCAGCCTCCATTGCCCGACCCGCAGATCCCGGTGTTCATCTCCCGCGGCCTCATCCGCTACGCCGGCGTGCCCAACGACAACAATGGCCTCCCCGTGCCGGTGCCCATCATGCCCAACCAGCACAATACCATGCCGTCCTTCTACTTCCACAACAAACTCACCGGGCTCGCGTACCCGGAGCGCCACCGCGTGCCGATGCACGTCGACGAGCGCTTCTTCATCACGCTCGGGCTCGGCTCCATCTGCCGCGACCCAACCAAGAAGGTGTGCAAGCGGAGGCGCAGCAACGAGACCATTGTGGTGGCCACCATGAACAACGTCTCCTTCCACCCGCCCACCACGACGTCGCTGCTGGAGCGGTACTACGACGGCACCGGCAAGGGCGTATACACGGAGGACTTCCCGGAGCATCCGCCGCGGCCGTACAACTACACGGACAGGGCCATGATCCCGCCGGGGCCGCTCGAGGAGGTGCTGGAGCCGACGTTCAAGGCGACCAAGCTCCGACGCTTCAAGTACAACACGTCGGTGGAGATCGTGTTCCAGAGCACGGCGCTGCTGCAAAGCGACTCCAACCCGATGCATCTCCATGGGTACGACTTCTTCGTGCTCGCGCAGGGGCTCGGCAACTTCAACCCCAAGAGGGACGTCTACAAGTTCAACTACCACAACCCGCAGGTCAGGAACACCGTGCAGGTGCCCCGGACCGGCTGGGCCGCAATCCGCTTCGTCACAGACAATCCAG GGATGTGGTACCTACACTGCCACTTCGAGTTTCACATCGTGATGGGCATGGCGACGGCGTTCATCGTGGAGAACGGGCCGACACCTGAGACTAGCctacctccgccgccgccggaatACAAGAGATGCGGCGCCAATGGTCTCAGCCAGCCCTAG
- the LOC133901006 gene encoding putative laccase-19, which yields MAVLSSDSNLMHLHGYDVFMLAQDLGNYNVVRDVVKYNLVDPLVRNTVLIQRLGWATVRFVGNNPGVWYMHCQYEFHVSMGMAAAFIVEDGPMVDTALPPLPVDFLKCDHDGLVPDESFLQRYNGKNDVAY from the exons ATGGCGGTGTTGTCAAGCGACTCCAACCTGATGCACCTACACGGGTATGACGTGTTCATGCTCGCGCAGGACCTCGGCAACTACAACGTGGTGAGGGATGTGGTGAAGTATAACTTGGTGGATCCACTAGTGAGGAACACGGTGCTCATCCAAAGGCTCGGGTGGGCCACCGTCCGATTTGTCGGCAACAATCCAG GGGTGTGGTACATGCACTGCCAATATGAGTTCCATGTGTCGATGGGAATGGCGGCAGCGTTCATTGTAGAGGACGGGCCGATGGTGGACACAGCTCTTCCTCCACTGCCTGTGGATTTTCTGAAATGTGACCACGACGGTCTTGTACCAGATGAATCCTTCCTCCAGAGATAT AACGGAAAGAATGATGTTGCTTACTGA
- the LOC133900549 gene encoding laccase-19-like, producing MGKLSMAASILCMALVAMAAISKAAVVEHTFVVHEMNETHLCNTTKIYVVNGQFPGPQIDVTEGDTVVVRLVNRLPHGLTIHWHGVRQIRSCWADGAGFVTECPLPPGGDHTYRFNVTGQVGTLWWHAHVTCLRATVSGAIVIRPRDGKYPFPTPAKDVPIIIGEWWQLDLVELDRRMADGNFDDNPLSATINGKLGDLSNCSGVPEESFVFDVEPGQSYLLRVINTALFSEYYFKVAGHTFTVVGADGNYLTPFETDMVTVAPGEAIDVLMAADAPPGHYHMIALANQPPLPDLQVPVFISRGLVRYAGVPNDNNGLPVPVPIMPNQHNTMPSFYFHNNLTGLAYPERHRVPMHVDERFFITLGLGSICRDPTKKVCKRRRSNETIVVATMNNVSFHQPTTTSLLERYYDGTGKGVYTEDFPEHPPRPYNYTDRAMIPPGPLEEVLEPAFKATKLRRFKYNTSVEIVFQSTALLQSDSNPMHLHGYDFFVLAQGLGNFNPKRDVYKFNYHNPQVRNTVQVPRTGWAAIRFVTDNPGMWYLHCHFEFHIAMGMATAFIVENGPTPETSLPPPPPEYKRCGANGLSQP from the exons ATGGGGAAGCTCTCCATGGCTGCTTCCATCCTCTGCATGGCCCTAGTGGCCATGGCTGCCATCAGCAAGGCGGCGGTCGTCGAGCACACCTTTGTT GTCCATGAGATGAACGAGACACACCTGTGCAACACGACCAAGATCTACGTGGTGAACGGTCAGTTCCCCGGCCCGCAGATCGACGTCACCGAGGGCGACACGGTGGTGGTGCGCCTCGTGAaccggctgccgcacgggctgACGATCCACTGGCACGGCGTGCGGCAGATCCGGAGCTGCTGGGCCGACGGCGCGGGCTTCGTCACGGagtgccccctccctcccggCGGCGACCACACCTACCGCTTCAACGTcacgggccaggtcggcactCTGTGGTGGCACGCGCACGTCACCTGCCTCCGTGCCACCGTCAGCGGCGCCATCGTCATCCGCCCCAGGGACGGCAAGTACCCGTTCCCGACCCCGGCCAAGGACGTGCCCATCATCATCGGCGAGTGGTGGCAGCTCGACCTCGTCGAGCTCGACCGGAGGATGGCTGACGGCAACTTCGACGACAACCCGCTGTCGGCCACCATAAACGGCAAGCTCGGGGACCTTAGCAACTGCTCAGGCGTTCCGGAGGAGAGCTTCGTGTTCGACGTGGAGCCCGGGCAGAGCTACCTGCTCCGGGTCATCAACACGGCGCTATTCTCGGAGTACTACTTCAAGGTTGCCGGACACACGTTCACGGTGGTCGGCGCTGACGGCAACTACCTGACGCCGTTCGAGACGGACATGGTCACTGTCGCGCCGGGCGAGGCCATCGACGTGCTCATGGCCGCCGATGCTCCGCCGGGGCACTACCACATGATCGCGCTTGCCAACCAGCCTCCGTTGCCCGACCTGCAGGTCCCGGTGTTCATCTCCCGCGGCCTCGTCCGCTACGCTGGCGTGCCCAACGACAACAATGGCCTCCCGGTGCCGGTGCCCATCATGCCCAACCAGCACAACACCATGCCGTCCTTCTACTTCCACAACAACCTCACCGGGCTCGCGTACCCGGAGCGCCACCGCGTGCCGATGCACGTCGACGAGCGCTTCTTCATCACGCTCGGGCTCGGCTCCATTTGCCGCGACCCAACCAAGAAGGTGTGCAAGCGGAGGCGCAGCAACGAGACCATTGTGGTGGCCACCATGAACAACGTCTCCTTCCACCAGCCCACCACAACGTCGCTGCTGGAGCGGTACTACGACGGCACCGGCAAGGGCGTTTACACAGAGGACTTCCCGGAGCATCCGCCGCGGCCGTACAACTACACGGACAGGGCCATGATCCCGCCGGGGCCGCTCGAGGAGGTGCTGGAGCCGGCGTTCAAGGCGACCAAGCTCCGGCGCTTCAAGTACAACACGTCGGTGGAGATCGTGTTCCAGAGCACGGCGCTGCTGCAGAGCGACTCCAACCCGATGCATCTCCATGGGTACGACTTCTTCGTGCTCGCGCAGGGGCTCGGCAACTTCAACCCCAAGAGGGACGTCTACAAGTTCAACTACCACAACCCGCAGGTCAGGAACACCGTGCAGGTGCCCCGGACCGGCTGGGCCGCAATCCGCTTCGTCACAGACAATCCAG GGATGTGGTACCTGCATTGCCACTTTGAGTTTCACATCGCGATGGGCATGGCGACGGCGTTCATCGTGGAGAACGGGCCGACACCTGAGACCAGCctacctccgccgccgccggaatACAAGAGATGCGGCGCCAATGGTCTCAGCCAGCCCTAG